A stretch of the Musa acuminata AAA Group cultivar baxijiao chromosome BXJ2-7, Cavendish_Baxijiao_AAA, whole genome shotgun sequence genome encodes the following:
- the LOC135616890 gene encoding protein NRT1/ PTR FAMILY 4.6-like, translating into MEEGREAERWVGYVDWRSRPALRSKHGGMLAASFVLVVEIMENMAFLANASNLVTYLAEFMHFSPSRSATTVTNFMGTAFLLALLGGFLSDAFFTTYHIYLISALLEFLGLVILTVQAKSAALKPPGCDISDASQTPCQEVTGGKAAMLFAGLYLTALGVGGIKGSLPAHGAEQFDESTIQGRKARSTFFNYFVFCLSCGGLIAVTFVVWVEDNKGWQWGFGISTVTILLSIPVFLAGSRTYRNKIPTGSPLTTITKVLLAAVLNRSCHQNPRNAVIDMVPSPVKTLEMEGKEGESSKEDMIRTEGLDKELKCLNRAAEGKPIHRALACTVVEVEDVKIVLKVLPIFLSTIMLSCCLAQLSTFSIQQAATMDTRVNGLTVPPASLPVFPVVFIMLLAPIYDHVIVPFARKVTNTEMGISHLQRIGFGLVLSVVAMAVAALVEVKRKRVARDAGLLDSAEHLPITFFWVAFQYLFLGSADLFTLAGLLEFFFSEAPAGMRSLATSLSWASLAMGYYLSSVLVSIVNKVTGRGRHQAWLSGSNLNHYHLEQFYWLMCVLSALNFLHFLFWATRYRYRSNGHKS; encoded by the exons ATG GAAGAAGGGCGTGAAGCAGAAAGATGGGTTGGCTATGTGGATTGGAGgagcaggcctgctttgaggagcAAACATGGAGGCATGCTTGCAGCTTCCTTTGTCCTGG TTGTGGAGATAATGGAGAATATGGCATTTCTAGCCAACGCAAGCAACTTGGTCACCTACTTGGCAGAGTTCATGCACTTCTCGCCCTCTCGCTCAGCCACCACTGTTACCAACTTTATGGGGACAGCCTTCCTCCTGGCCCTACTTGGGGGCTTCTTGTCTGATGCCTTCTTCACTACATATCATATCTACCTGATAAGTGCTCTTCTGGAGTTCCTG GGACTCGTCATCCTGACCGTGCAAGCCAAGTCCGCGGCCCTCAAGCCGCCTGGCTGCGACATCTCGGACGCTTCGCAGACTCCATGCCAAGAGGTCACCGGCGGGAAGGCTGCAATGCTCTTCGCCGGCCTGTACCTCACGGCCTTGGGCGTCGGCGGGATTAAAGGATCCCTCCCTGCCCATGGCGCAGAGCAGTTCGACGAGAGCACCATCCAGGGACGCAAGGCACGATCCACCTTCTTCAACTACTTCGTGTTCTGCCTCTCCTGCGGCGGCCTGATCGCGGTGACCTTCGTCGTATGGGTGGAAGACAACAAGGGATGGCAGTGGGGGTTTGGGATCTCCACCGTCACGATACTGCTCTCCATCCCGGTGTTCCTTGCAGGCTCCAGAACTTACAGAAACAAGATACCGACGGGGAGTCCTCTGACAACCATAACCAAG GTTCTGCTTGCTGCAGTCTTGAACCGTAGCTGTCATCAGAACCCGAGGAATGCCGTGATCGACATGGTGCCAAGCCCTGTGAAGACACTCGAGATGGAGGGGAAGGAAGGAGAGAGCAGCAAGGAAGACATGATACGTACCGAAGGCCTCGATAAAGAACTGAAGTGCCTTAACAGAGCAGCGGAGGGGAAGCCCATACACAGAGCACTCGCGTGCACCGTAGTAGAAGTCGAAGATGTGAAGATAGTCCTCAAAGTCCTGCCCATATTCTTGTCTACCATAATGCTAAGCTGCTGTTTGGCCCAGCTCTCGACGTTCTCGATCCAGCAAGCAGCCACGATGGACACCCGGGTCAACGGGCTCACCGTACCGCCGGCGTCGCTCCCCGTCTTCCCCGTCGTCTTCATCATGCTCCTGGCACCGATATACGACCACGTCATCGTTCCCTTCGCACGCAAGGTCACCAACACCGAAATGGGCATATCTCACCTGCAAAGAATAGGCTTCGGCCTGGTGCTGTCGGTCGTCGCGATGGCCGTGGCGGCGCTGGTCGAAGTGAAGCGGAAGCGGGTGGCGAGGGATGCCGGCCTGCTCGACTCCGCCGAGCACCTGCCGATCACGTTCTTCTGGGTGGCCTTCCAGTACCTGTTCCTCGGCTCcgcggatctgttcacgctggcCGGCCTGCTCGAGTTCTTCTTCAGCGAGGCGCCGGCGGGGATGAGGTCGCTGGCGACATCGCTGTCGTGGGCGTCGCTGGCGATGGGATACTACCTCAGCTCGGTGCTGGTCTCCATCGTGAACAAAGTGACGGGCAGAGGCCGCCACCAGGCATGGCTGTCCGGCAGCAACTTGAATCACTACCACCTCGAGCAGTTCTACTGGCTCATGTGTGTCCTCAGTGCCTTGAACTTTCTTCACTTCTTGTTCTGGGCTACGAGGTACAGGTACAGATCAAATGGCCATAAAAGCTAG
- the LOC135616891 gene encoding nuclear speckle RNA-binding protein A-like — MERDPRAAVPGYIPSDAPSTASHQTWDVSGSQGTPDLPRINMLPLRSGSYGLDDHAGVSSHVMTRLGGLAAGDSIRALEGPVLARRDVPLNINHNIVANGLSPEESNILFVDGLPTDCTRREVGHLFRPFIGFKEIRVVHKEPRRTGDKARVLCFVEFDNAKCALTALEALQGYKFDDKKPDAPVLRIQLVKFPFRPASVHDA; from the exons ATGGAAAGAG ATCCACGAGCTGCTGTGCCTGGCTATATTCCATCTGATGCTCCTTCCACAGCATCCCATCAGACGTGGGACGTGAGTGGCTCACAGGGAACACCAGATTTGCCACGGATCAAT ATGTTACCACTGCGTTCTGGTAGTTATGGGTTGGATGATCATGCTGGAGTGAGCAGTCATGTTATGACCAGGCTTGGTGGGTTGGCTGCTGGAGATAGCATTAGAGCATTGGAAGGCCCAGTTTTAGCAAGAAGAGATGTTCCATTAAATATCAACCATAACATCGTGGCCAATGGTCTATCGCCTGAGGAGTCCAACATTCTTTTTGTTGATGGTCTCCCTACTGATTGCACAAGGAGAGAAGTAGGTC ACTTGTTTCGCCCATTTATTGGGTTCAAGGAAATTCGAGTTGTGCACAAGGAGCCTCGTCGG ACCGGGGACAAGGCTAGAGTTCTGTGTTTTGTGGAGTTTGACAATGCCAAATGTGCTTTGACTGCACTAGAAGCTCTCCAAG GATACAAGTTCGATGATAAGAAACCAGATGCACCGGTCTTGAGAATCCAACTAGTAAAGTTCCCCTTCCGCCCAGCTTCCGTTCATGATGCCTAG